One window from the genome of Rhodococcus sp. ABRD24 encodes:
- a CDS encoding alpha/beta hydrolase, with protein sequence MIEARYLMIDSALGFVEIVHPTAGSTVAEADAPTVLCIHTAGQNGVQWRHVASALADKGYRVIVPDLPGHGRSEPAVGGPVVDLTVYGDWLWKLLDALDVERPFVIGCSIGGKLTLELATRPERPLAGAIAMAAEAGPGRVNVAGLRRELEDVAGPSRGERTYLGTLASVGDSVPAHRANLIATMHRREDPMISSSDLIGWGIHDVRDRLCLTTCPVHMVAGEQDPWILPDTVKTDSSRIRGARFTLLTGIGHYPMEEVEDFADIASGWLDELAERAAPERVEAAS encoded by the coding sequence GTGATCGAAGCCCGCTACCTGATGATCGACTCGGCGCTGGGCTTCGTCGAGATCGTTCATCCGACAGCCGGATCCACTGTGGCCGAGGCTGACGCACCGACCGTGCTGTGCATCCATACGGCCGGACAGAATGGTGTGCAGTGGCGTCACGTCGCTTCTGCGCTCGCAGACAAGGGATACCGGGTGATCGTGCCCGACCTACCCGGCCACGGCCGATCGGAGCCCGCCGTCGGCGGCCCGGTCGTCGACCTCACGGTGTACGGCGACTGGCTGTGGAAACTGCTCGACGCCCTCGATGTCGAGCGCCCGTTCGTGATCGGCTGTTCGATCGGCGGCAAACTGACACTCGAACTTGCCACGCGACCGGAGCGCCCCCTTGCCGGCGCCATCGCCATGGCCGCCGAGGCCGGGCCGGGCCGGGTGAATGTGGCCGGCCTGCGACGGGAACTCGAGGACGTCGCCGGACCGTCACGTGGCGAACGCACGTACCTCGGCACCCTGGCATCGGTGGGCGACAGCGTTCCCGCCCACCGGGCAAATCTGATCGCCACCATGCACCGACGCGAAGATCCGATGATCTCGTCCTCCGATCTGATCGGCTGGGGCATCCACGACGTCCGCGACCGGCTGTGCCTGACCACCTGCCCCGTGCACATGGTTGCGGGAGAGCAGGATCCGTGGATTCTTCCCGACACGGTCAAGACCGACTCGTCCCGCATCCGCGGCGCCCGCTTCACGCTCCTGACCGGCATCGGCCACTATCCGATGGAGGAGGTCGAGGACTTCGCCGACATCGCATCCGGGTGGCTGGACGAACTGGCGGAGCGTGCCGCGCCCGAACGAGTGGAGGCCGCATCATGA
- a CDS encoding acyl-CoA dehydrogenase family protein — MTHRPSQPRVDSPRYLTEERLAIRDLAREFAMKQVLPVANELDPVQGTIPDSLKQAMADIGFFGIMIPEEHGGLGLGVFEYCLVAEELSRAWMSVSGLLARGNGMGGGFTAEQEAALLPKVARGEYLGAYALSEAEAGSDVANISCRAVRDGDEWVVNGTKMWCTYADDADYLVLFARTDPNRDPAKPHRGISAFLIEKERGSFPDGISGNKVRKIGYFGWSTWELAFDNFRIPAGKMLGEEGKGFYLAVSGLEVGRAHTAARAIGLARAALEDSIEYVHTRRQFGKPIGDFQHLRFKIAKMAADIEAARQLMYSVATDIDTGRRCSLEASMAKLVATEMAEQVTSEAVQIHGGAGYTTDFQVERHWRDARLTKIFEGTSEIQMRIISDELLGRATS, encoded by the coding sequence ATGACTCACCGACCTTCACAGCCGCGTGTCGATTCACCGCGGTACCTCACCGAGGAACGCCTCGCCATCCGGGATCTGGCGCGCGAGTTCGCCATGAAGCAGGTACTTCCGGTCGCCAACGAACTCGACCCGGTGCAGGGCACGATTCCCGATTCGCTCAAGCAGGCTATGGCCGACATCGGCTTCTTCGGAATCATGATCCCCGAGGAGCACGGTGGCCTGGGCCTGGGCGTATTCGAATACTGCCTGGTCGCCGAGGAACTCTCCCGCGCCTGGATGAGCGTGTCGGGCCTGCTGGCCCGCGGCAACGGGATGGGCGGCGGCTTCACCGCCGAGCAGGAAGCGGCGCTGCTGCCCAAGGTTGCGCGCGGCGAATACCTCGGCGCGTACGCGCTGTCGGAAGCAGAGGCCGGATCGGACGTTGCGAACATCTCGTGCCGCGCGGTACGCGACGGTGACGAGTGGGTCGTGAACGGCACCAAGATGTGGTGTACCTACGCCGACGACGCGGACTACCTCGTGCTGTTCGCCCGCACGGATCCGAACAGGGATCCGGCCAAGCCGCACCGCGGCATCAGCGCCTTCCTGATCGAGAAGGAGCGCGGCTCCTTTCCCGACGGCATCTCCGGTAACAAGGTCCGCAAGATCGGCTACTTTGGTTGGAGCACATGGGAGTTGGCTTTCGACAACTTCCGGATTCCGGCCGGGAAGATGCTCGGAGAGGAAGGCAAGGGCTTCTACCTCGCCGTCAGCGGTCTCGAGGTGGGCCGCGCGCACACCGCCGCTCGCGCGATCGGCCTGGCGCGCGCCGCGCTCGAGGACTCGATCGAGTACGTCCACACCCGTCGTCAGTTCGGCAAGCCGATCGGCGATTTCCAGCACCTGCGGTTCAAGATTGCCAAGATGGCCGCCGACATCGAGGCGGCCCGCCAACTGATGTACTCCGTCGCCACCGACATCGATACCGGTCGACGCTGCTCGCTCGAGGCGTCGATGGCCAAGCTGGTCGCCACCGAGATGGCCGAACAGGTCACCAGCGAGGCCGTGCAGATCCACGGCGGCGCCGGCTACACCACCGACTTCCAGGTCGAGCGGCACTGGCGTGATGCTCGTCTGACGAAAATCTTCGAGGGCACCAGCGAGATCCAGATGCGGATCATCTCCGACGAGCTGCTCGGTCGGGCCACGTCATGA
- a CDS encoding TetR/AcrR family transcriptional regulator, translated as MNTRSGANALTRTRGTAHEGVRERILETALDEFYTAGFHGATMRNIATSAGCSAANVYNHFENKAELLVEILRAASDEQFTATRNALRKAGSAPADQWRTAVTAHALYTARNQRACLVANTELRYLEEIDRKRVVGSRDAQEHLFVTIAEEGIAQGTFDVPHVHQAVTAVLTMCAGIALWFRPDGALSAQEVADTHGVYALNLVGYHAP; from the coding sequence ATGAACACTCGATCGGGCGCGAACGCCCTGACCAGGACGCGTGGCACGGCGCACGAGGGTGTCCGCGAACGCATCCTCGAGACCGCACTCGACGAGTTCTACACCGCCGGCTTTCACGGAGCGACCATGCGGAACATCGCCACCAGCGCCGGTTGCAGCGCCGCCAACGTCTACAACCACTTCGAGAACAAGGCCGAACTGCTGGTCGAAATCCTGCGGGCCGCCAGCGACGAACAGTTCACCGCCACGCGCAATGCCCTGCGCAAAGCCGGTTCCGCACCAGCCGATCAGTGGCGGACCGCCGTCACCGCACACGCGCTCTACACGGCCCGCAATCAGCGGGCCTGCCTCGTCGCCAACACGGAATTGCGTTACCTCGAAGAGATCGACCGCAAGCGGGTCGTCGGATCCCGTGACGCCCAGGAGCACCTGTTCGTCACGATCGCCGAGGAAGGCATCGCCCAAGGAACATTCGATGTTCCCCACGTTCACCAAGCAGTGACCGCAGTGCTGACCATGTGCGCGGGAATCGCACTGTGGTTCCGCCCAGACGGCGCACTATCAGCTCAAGAGGTCGCCGACACGCACGGCGTTTACGCCCTCAACCTGGTCGGATACCACGCTCCCTGA
- a CDS encoding nuclear transport factor 2 family protein: protein MSTSEDRLEARIRRLEDIEAIRQLDARYCRHLDDGDWDQLMDLFTEDGEFDGLSHPKGRAEMREFFAGLADGGLTAFWHFITNMEIELDGDRATVRSFLWQPCVTDGAPSIAAGRYEDQVVRVDGRWMYRVKQVRFHFFGPLAAGWDENLFALDTARRAAVNP, encoded by the coding sequence ATGAGCACTTCCGAAGACCGACTCGAAGCCCGGATCCGCCGACTGGAGGACATCGAGGCGATCCGCCAGCTCGACGCCCGCTATTGCCGCCACCTGGACGACGGCGATTGGGACCAGTTGATGGACCTGTTCACCGAGGATGGCGAGTTCGACGGACTGTCCCACCCGAAGGGCCGCGCAGAAATGCGCGAGTTCTTCGCGGGCCTGGCCGACGGCGGCCTCACCGCGTTCTGGCACTTCATCACCAATATGGAGATCGAGCTCGACGGAGACCGCGCCACCGTTCGATCGTTCCTGTGGCAGCCGTGCGTCACCGACGGCGCTCCGTCGATCGCAGCGGGGCGTTACGAGGATCAGGTGGTCCGGGTCGACGGTCGCTGGATGTACCGCGTCAAACAGGTCCGGTTCCACTTTTTCGGCCCCCTCGCCGCAGGCTGGGACGAGAACCTCTTTGCACTGGACACCGCGCGGCGTGCGGCGGTCAATCCGTGA
- a CDS encoding DUF485 domain-containing protein, translating into MLTVAEFVELRRRRRALTNSLGGAAIALLATFLLGFAYFPDQLGGTTMAGIPLSLWLMFSQFAGTWVLVYLYFRLTRTYIQPAADAALTAIEQYRQEHVA; encoded by the coding sequence ATGCTCACCGTCGCCGAGTTCGTCGAATTGCGCCGCCGTCGGCGCGCGCTGACCAACAGTCTCGGCGGCGCGGCTATCGCGCTGCTTGCCACCTTCCTGCTGGGTTTCGCGTACTTCCCTGATCAGCTCGGCGGCACCACGATGGCCGGAATTCCGCTGTCGCTGTGGCTGATGTTCTCCCAGTTCGCCGGCACCTGGGTGCTGGTCTACCTGTACTTCCGCCTTACCCGTACCTACATCCAGCCCGCGGCCGACGCAGCTCTCACGGCCATCGAGCAGTATCGACAGGAGCATGTGGCATGA
- a CDS encoding cation acetate symporter: MTGEPDFLAIAICAAVISLTLWVTFAASRRSRSADGFFAAGRSITGWQNGFAIAGEFISAGSFLGTTGLIFYKGVDGTVILCASVVSFLPVLFLLAEKMRNVGKYTLADVLVFRTQARRVRVVVAFSTITTGMFVLLAQLVAAGVLLESVSGIPFWLSVIVAGSLMGIYVFVGGMLATTWVQVIKSSILSILALIVGLGILSKFGFSFPKVLSSATEHAVAGDAVLSPGLIFASGGAVNLISYGLTFALGTAGMAHILIRFFTVPEAATARRSLGWTVALCSGFYLVVVLMGFGAAAVLGDGGAQRVGPGGNLAAPVLVTELGGGIGTVGGSIALALVSAVAFASIVAVVAGVVISAAGTFARDVWPTLTRRDRGNSADVVADTAADDARDAKVARFGAVGLSVIAILLTMAIGDSTNITYFMGMAFMVAASAHLPSLLLSLNWRRFNSTGAVWGIVVGLVSTIVSLMLTEALWMGSGPAPLHIQLPVVITLPLGLLACVVGSLAGERGVGSRAASDEKFAEMLVRAETGIGAEAAASH; this comes from the coding sequence ATGACCGGCGAACCCGATTTCCTCGCCATCGCCATCTGCGCGGCGGTGATCTCCCTGACGCTGTGGGTGACCTTCGCTGCCTCGCGTCGAAGCCGTAGCGCAGACGGCTTCTTCGCTGCCGGCCGCTCAATCACCGGCTGGCAGAACGGATTCGCGATTGCGGGCGAATTCATCTCGGCTGGAAGCTTTCTCGGAACAACGGGCCTGATCTTCTACAAGGGTGTGGATGGGACGGTGATCCTGTGCGCGTCGGTGGTCTCGTTCCTGCCCGTACTGTTCCTGCTCGCGGAGAAGATGCGTAACGTCGGCAAGTACACGCTCGCGGACGTGCTGGTGTTCCGCACCCAGGCGCGGCGGGTGCGGGTGGTCGTCGCGTTCAGCACCATCACGACCGGCATGTTCGTCCTACTGGCGCAGCTCGTGGCGGCCGGTGTGCTGCTCGAGTCCGTATCCGGGATCCCATTCTGGCTGTCGGTGATTGTCGCCGGAAGCCTCATGGGTATCTATGTTTTCGTCGGAGGCATGCTCGCCACCACCTGGGTCCAGGTGATCAAGTCGTCGATCCTGTCGATTCTCGCGCTGATCGTCGGCCTGGGCATCCTGTCGAAGTTCGGCTTCAGCTTCCCGAAGGTGCTGTCGAGTGCCACCGAGCACGCCGTCGCCGGTGATGCCGTACTCTCGCCCGGCCTGATCTTCGCCTCGGGCGGGGCAGTCAACCTCATCTCGTACGGCCTCACCTTCGCGCTCGGTACGGCAGGTATGGCGCACATCCTGATTCGCTTCTTCACCGTGCCCGAGGCCGCCACCGCGCGGCGCTCGCTCGGCTGGACCGTCGCCCTGTGCAGCGGCTTCTACCTCGTCGTGGTGCTGATGGGCTTCGGCGCCGCGGCCGTGCTCGGTGACGGTGGCGCTCAACGTGTCGGTCCCGGAGGCAATCTCGCTGCACCAGTGCTGGTGACCGAACTCGGTGGGGGCATCGGAACAGTTGGCGGGTCCATCGCGTTGGCACTGGTCTCGGCGGTCGCGTTCGCGAGCATCGTGGCGGTCGTCGCCGGTGTGGTCATCTCGGCCGCCGGTACCTTCGCGCGCGACGTGTGGCCGACGCTGACCCGCCGCGACCGCGGGAACAGTGCGGATGTCGTCGCGGATACTGCTGCCGACGACGCACGGGATGCGAAGGTCGCCAGATTCGGCGCGGTCGGCCTCAGTGTCATCGCGATCCTGCTGACCATGGCGATCGGCGACAGCACGAACATCACGTACTTCATGGGCATGGCATTCATGGTGGCGGCGAGCGCTCACCTGCCGAGCCTGCTGTTGAGCCTGAACTGGCGCCGGTTCAACAGCACCGGTGCGGTGTGGGGAATTGTCGTCGGACTGGTGTCGACGATCGTCAGCCTGATGCTCACCGAGGCGCTGTGGATGGGTAGTGGCCCGGCACCGCTGCACATCCAGTTGCCGGTGGTCATTACGCTGCCGCTCGGCCTTCTGGCCTGTGTCGTCGGTTCGCTGGCGGGGGAGCGGGGAGTCGGTTCACGGGCGGCCTCCGATGAGAAGTTCGCCGAGATGCTCGTCCGTGCGGAGACCGGAATCGGGGCGGAAGCCGCGGCTTCCCACTGA
- a CDS encoding neutral/alkaline ceramidase has product MKISRRSVLAGAAAAPAIAALAGTTAEALPRSISSPARRAPSGQGFRVGVGLSDMTGPVAENGMMGYSSFEQRAEGLHQRTRVRAYIFADAQDNRVVFACADTCMVFQAVHDAVLRRLAEKYGNLYTEKNVMLTAVHSHAACGGASQDYAYSLATLGFQPQVFDAEVDGMVEAIVAAHDNLAAGTVSYGRSELKDASVNRSRAAFERNPQRDRDYYPLGIDTSMRVLKISQGGDNIGGIGWFPTHGASLTNDNHLISGDNKGAAAYFWEHDIAGVRYLDGKPGFVACFPQTNTGDMSPNLDLEPGRGPTDNDFENTRIIGERQVAAARTAFKSATPLASTTVDSRIMYLDMADQLVDGKYTSDGQPRRTAPACIGAAMAAGSTEDGPAIEVFTEGTRNPVIDALGGIDTPTPQWLADAQAPKLVLVPVGLLPPDGWVPHVLKIQLIRIGDVYVVGGPAEFTIVSGLRIRRTVAEELGVPLENVIFQGYANAYSSYCTTPEEYDAQQYEGGSTLFGRNTLPAYQQGFATLAAAMKTGAEVPRGPAPRDLSGFQPGFGRDYPFDEPLPGRAFGDAILQPAGNVGAGRQVAVEFVTGHPKNNLHRRGTYFEVQRRDGDRWVRHADDGDWATKYHWRREGSNASVARITWDVPAGTPSGTYRIQHFGDHKAPNGAVFPFTGTSAEFTVG; this is encoded by the coding sequence GTGAAGATCAGTCGACGCAGTGTGCTGGCCGGAGCTGCGGCCGCACCGGCGATCGCAGCACTTGCCGGAACTACCGCCGAAGCACTGCCCCGTTCAATCTCCTCACCAGCCCGCCGTGCCCCCTCCGGCCAGGGCTTCCGCGTGGGTGTCGGCCTCTCCGACATGACCGGCCCCGTTGCCGAGAACGGCATGATGGGCTATTCGAGCTTCGAGCAGCGCGCGGAAGGTCTGCACCAGCGGACCCGGGTGCGCGCGTACATCTTCGCCGACGCCCAGGACAACCGAGTCGTCTTCGCCTGTGCCGACACCTGCATGGTGTTCCAAGCCGTGCACGACGCTGTTCTTCGCCGCCTAGCCGAGAAGTACGGCAACCTCTACACCGAGAAGAACGTGATGCTCACGGCCGTACACTCGCACGCCGCGTGTGGCGGTGCGTCGCAGGATTATGCGTACAGCCTTGCGACGCTGGGCTTCCAGCCGCAAGTGTTCGACGCCGAGGTCGACGGCATGGTCGAGGCGATTGTCGCCGCGCACGACAATCTGGCCGCGGGCACCGTCTCGTATGGCCGCAGCGAACTGAAAGATGCCAGTGTCAACCGCTCGCGCGCCGCGTTCGAGCGGAACCCGCAGCGCGACAGGGACTACTATCCGCTCGGAATCGACACCTCGATGCGGGTGCTCAAGATCAGCCAGGGCGGCGACAACATCGGTGGCATCGGCTGGTTCCCCACTCACGGCGCGTCGCTCACCAACGATAACCATCTGATCTCGGGCGACAACAAGGGTGCCGCAGCGTACTTCTGGGAGCATGACATCGCCGGGGTGCGCTATCTCGACGGCAAACCCGGATTCGTCGCGTGCTTCCCGCAGACCAATACCGGCGACATGTCCCCCAACCTGGATCTCGAGCCGGGTCGCGGCCCCACCGACAACGACTTCGAGAACACCCGGATCATCGGGGAACGCCAGGTGGCCGCGGCCCGGACCGCATTCAAATCGGCGACACCGCTGGCCTCCACCACCGTCGACAGCCGAATCATGTACCTGGACATGGCGGATCAGCTCGTCGACGGCAAGTACACCTCGGACGGCCAGCCGCGCCGCACCGCACCGGCGTGCATCGGCGCCGCGATGGCCGCGGGCAGCACCGAGGACGGACCGGCCATCGAAGTCTTCACCGAGGGCACCCGCAACCCGGTGATCGACGCCCTCGGCGGCATCGACACGCCTACCCCACAGTGGCTGGCCGACGCTCAGGCCCCCAAGCTGGTGCTGGTCCCGGTCGGGCTGCTGCCCCCGGACGGCTGGGTACCGCACGTGCTCAAGATCCAGCTCATCCGGATCGGCGACGTCTACGTGGTCGGCGGTCCGGCCGAGTTCACCATCGTCTCGGGCCTGCGGATCCGCCGCACCGTCGCCGAGGAGCTCGGTGTCCCGCTCGAGAACGTCATCTTCCAGGGCTACGCCAACGCGTACTCGAGTTACTGCACCACCCCCGAGGAGTACGACGCGCAGCAGTACGAAGGCGGTTCGACGCTGTTCGGCCGCAACACCCTTCCCGCTTACCAGCAGGGCTTCGCGACACTCGCCGCAGCGATGAAGACCGGAGCCGAGGTTCCCCGCGGACCGGCGCCGCGCGACCTGTCGGGATTCCAGCCCGGATTCGGACGCGACTACCCGTTCGACGAACCGCTACCGGGCCGCGCGTTCGGCGACGCAATCCTCCAGCCCGCGGGCAACGTCGGCGCAGGCCGGCAGGTCGCCGTCGAGTTCGTCACCGGCCACCCCAAGAACAACCTGCACCGTCGCGGCACGTACTTCGAGGTGCAGCGCCGCGACGGCGACCGCTGGGTGCGGCACGCCGACGACGGCGACTGGGCCACCAAGTACCACTGGCGCCGTGAGGGTTCCAACGCCTCGGTCGCGCGAATCACCTGGGACGTCCCGGCGGGAACCCCGTCGGGCACCTACCGGATCCAGCACTTCGGCGACCACAAGGCACCGAACGGCGCGGTCTTCCCCTTCACCGGGACGTCGGCGGAGTTCACCGTCGGCTGA
- a CDS encoding acetoacetate decarboxylase family protein, with amino-acid sequence MSSHQVLGKQIDMPVEIRSASAFMAMYSVPTTAAQALIDYSGLEILQFRPGRGLCGLVFVDYVDGDLGPYNEFGVTFMVRDHRRRGRTSVFGDIRSLATGEAGALIHQLPVDGDFTLAAGRGIWGFPKVLADFEADHTSSVRRGRVSQDGRLIAELTVKPGLPMPGSGTNTSLEAYSHLDGITRHTAWDMNPSGVRSRIGGADLRLGNHPIAAELHSLGLPRRALMTTTIPDLQMTFGEAATV; translated from the coding sequence GTGAGCTCACACCAGGTACTCGGCAAGCAGATCGACATGCCCGTCGAAATCCGCAGCGCATCGGCCTTCATGGCCATGTACTCGGTGCCGACTACAGCAGCCCAGGCGCTCATCGACTACTCCGGGCTCGAGATCCTGCAGTTCCGTCCGGGCCGAGGGCTGTGCGGGCTGGTGTTCGTCGACTACGTGGACGGAGACCTCGGTCCGTACAACGAATTCGGCGTCACCTTCATGGTCCGTGACCATCGTCGGCGCGGCCGCACCTCCGTGTTCGGGGACATCCGGAGCCTGGCGACCGGTGAAGCCGGTGCGCTGATCCACCAGCTCCCAGTGGACGGTGATTTCACGCTCGCCGCCGGCCGGGGCATCTGGGGATTCCCCAAGGTGCTGGCCGACTTCGAGGCCGACCACACGAGCTCGGTCCGGCGCGGCAGGGTAAGTCAGGATGGCAGACTCATCGCCGAACTGACGGTGAAGCCCGGACTACCGATGCCCGGATCCGGAACCAACACCTCACTCGAGGCGTACTCGCACCTCGACGGAATCACTCGTCACACTGCCTGGGACATGAACCCCAGCGGCGTCCGCTCCCGGATCGGGGGCGCAGACCTGCGACTGGGCAATCACCCGATCGCCGCCGAACTCCATTCCCTCGGCCTGCCGAGGAGAGCACTGATGACCACAACGATCCCGGATCTGCAGATGACGTTCGGCGAGGCCGCGACCGTCTAG
- a CDS encoding SDR family oxidoreductase — protein MDSQPNSGSFERRSVLITGGGSGIGLGIAELLAADGVHVTICGRSAERLATAAEKISATGALASGGSVTTVAANVTDETDVERAVARAIETTGRLDGVVACAGGNETIAPVTQLDVDAWRRTVDLNVTGTMLTIKHGARALVAAGGGSIVAISSIAASNTHRWFGAYGVSKSGVDHLVQLAADELGASGVRVNGIRPGLTGTDLVSMITDGGPILDDYLECTPLGRVGEVADIAGLAKFLLGPESTWITGQVINVDGGQMLRRGPNFRSMLEQVYGADGLRGVVVP, from the coding sequence ATGGATTCGCAGCCGAACTCCGGTTCGTTCGAAAGAAGGTCCGTCCTGATCACCGGCGGAGGCAGCGGGATCGGACTCGGGATCGCCGAGTTGCTCGCTGCCGATGGAGTCCACGTGACGATCTGCGGCCGCAGCGCCGAGCGGCTGGCCACCGCGGCCGAGAAGATCTCCGCCACCGGCGCGCTCGCCTCCGGCGGATCGGTCACCACCGTGGCCGCGAACGTTACTGACGAGACCGATGTAGAACGCGCCGTCGCCCGCGCGATCGAGACCACCGGCCGCCTCGACGGCGTCGTCGCATGCGCCGGCGGAAACGAGACCATTGCCCCGGTCACGCAGCTGGACGTGGACGCCTGGCGGCGCACGGTCGACCTCAACGTCACGGGCACGATGCTCACCATCAAGCACGGCGCCCGCGCCCTGGTCGCGGCCGGCGGCGGATCGATCGTGGCAATCTCCTCGATCGCGGCCAGCAACACCCACCGCTGGTTCGGCGCGTACGGCGTCTCGAAGTCCGGCGTCGACCATCTGGTGCAGCTAGCCGCCGACGAGCTGGGTGCCAGCGGCGTGCGGGTCAACGGCATCCGTCCCGGACTCACCGGCACCGATCTGGTTTCAATGATCACCGACGGTGGTCCCATCCTCGACGACTACCTGGAGTGCACCCCGCTGGGCCGGGTCGGCGAGGTCGCCGACATCGCCGGTCTCGCCAAGTTCCTCCTCGGCCCCGAGTCGACGTGGATCACCGGGCAGGTCATCAACGTCGACGGCGGTCAGATGCTGCGCCGCGGGCCGAACTTCCGGTCGATGCTCGAACAGGTCTACGGCGCCGACGGCCTGCGCGGGGTGGTGGTCCCGTGA
- a CDS encoding cytochrome P450, whose product MTIGNDFDLLDGRFYSGDLGDPRAAYAWMRENEPVYRDRNGLAAASTYAALIAAERDPGLFSNAGGIRPETGPLPQMIDMDDPAHLQRRRLVNTGFTRKKVEAKIGRIREICDQLIDSVCEQGECDFVADLAAPLPMAVIGDMLGVRPEDRATFLRWSDDLVKALGSNASEEQLKAMIDAYVAFTEFTFRTIGERRENPADDLISVLVHAEIDGERLSDQEIVNESLLILIGGDETTRHVLSGGMEQLLRHEDQRDRLLADRSGIPLAIEEMLRWVSPIKNMARTVTRDTTFFGADLKEGEKMLLLFESANFDETVFDDPDRFDIGRSPNPHVAFGFGTHFCLGNQLARLEGNMMFERLLARLPDMALATSAPLPLRPANFVSGLEEMPVKFTAAVPRG is encoded by the coding sequence ATGACTATCGGGAACGACTTCGATCTGCTGGACGGGCGCTTCTACTCGGGTGATCTCGGTGACCCCCGCGCGGCGTATGCGTGGATGCGTGAAAACGAGCCGGTGTACCGGGACCGGAACGGGCTCGCGGCGGCGTCGACCTACGCGGCGCTGATCGCTGCGGAACGGGATCCGGGCCTGTTCTCCAACGCCGGCGGGATCCGCCCGGAGACCGGCCCGCTGCCGCAGATGATCGACATGGACGATCCGGCGCATCTGCAACGTCGGCGACTCGTCAACACCGGGTTCACCCGCAAGAAGGTGGAGGCGAAGATCGGCCGGATCCGGGAGATCTGCGATCAGTTGATCGACTCGGTGTGCGAGCAGGGGGAGTGCGACTTCGTGGCCGATCTCGCGGCGCCGCTGCCGATGGCTGTCATCGGGGACATGCTCGGTGTCCGGCCCGAGGATCGAGCGACGTTCCTGCGCTGGTCCGACGATCTGGTGAAGGCATTGGGCAGCAACGCCTCCGAAGAGCAACTGAAGGCGATGATCGACGCGTATGTCGCGTTCACCGAGTTCACCTTCCGCACCATCGGTGAGCGGCGGGAGAACCCTGCAGACGATCTGATCAGCGTCCTCGTCCACGCGGAGATCGACGGCGAGCGGCTGTCCGATCAGGAGATCGTCAACGAGTCGTTGTTGATCCTCATCGGCGGCGACGAGACCACCCGCCATGTACTCAGCGGTGGTATGGAACAGCTGCTGAGACATGAGGATCAGCGTGACCGGCTGCTGGCAGACCGCTCGGGTATCCCACTCGCGATCGAGGAGATGCTGCGGTGGGTTTCGCCGATCAAGAACATGGCCCGGACCGTCACCCGCGACACCACCTTCTTCGGCGCCGATTTGAAGGAGGGCGAGAAGATGCTGTTGCTCTTCGAGTCCGCCAACTTCGACGAGACAGTGTTCGACGATCCCGACCGCTTCGACATCGGACGCTCGCCGAACCCGCACGTGGCCTTCGGTTTCGGCACCCACTTCTGCCTCGGCAACCAACTGGCCCGGCTCGAGGGGAACATGATGTTCGAGCGGCTCCTGGCCCGGCTGCCGGACATGGCGCTGGCCACCTCGGCGCCGTTACCGCTGCGGCCGGCGAACTTTGTGTCGGGGCTCGAAGAGATGCCGGTGAAGTTCACCGCGGCGGTGCCGCGAGGTTGA